Proteins from a genomic interval of Blastocatellia bacterium:
- a CDS encoding M28 family peptidase, translating into MKRLLLNRKIFVFLIVFQLLIAGVSASSRTLPSIPANALSAITQKELKRHLSFLASAELGGRYTFSDGNRIAARYLASQLESFGYRGAAQDGSFFQNIKFAGELIDAKNSYIKVSSSLPNSNNENFAFGKDFFTTTVTNLSVEAPVVFVGYGVSLPGVQDDYQNIDVKDKIVLLSANLPKSLSRQASYSQYGARAAYERGAKVVLVLPEEETTPNWSKYRVEDEDLFQMVKANESKLPIIKKLPEINISVNLAKILLNSINLSLTDYFEADQVSKKHSTKDLAVSLSLNLSVETLYKQTQNVVAVYEGNDPKLKNEYVLLSAHYDHLKSDSKNIYCGADDDASGTSAILTIAHVLAEGVLPKRSILVVFHTGEEMGLQGSSYFVDVEPLIPLNNIIVNLNADMIGRSRTGEKISFLDRELTDKDSIYLIGSDKHSSELHKLSEQTNTEISKMKIDYTYNQESHPSRLFYRSDHYNYARHGIPIIFYFTGLHADYHKSTDTIEKIDFDKLTRISRLIYATAWRVANLENRLVVDRWKK; encoded by the coding sequence ATGAAAAGATTATTACTTAACAGAAAAATTTTTGTCTTTCTCATAGTTTTTCAATTATTAATAGCTGGAGTTAGTGCTAGTAGTAGAACTTTGCCTAGTATACCAGCAAATGCTTTATCTGCTATTACACAAAAGGAACTAAAACGGCACTTATCCTTTTTGGCTTCGGCTGAACTAGGTGGACGATATACTTTTAGCGATGGTAATCGTATTGCGGCTAGATATTTAGCTAGTCAGCTAGAGTCTTTTGGCTACCGAGGTGCGGCACAAGATGGAAGCTTTTTTCAAAATATCAAGTTTGCTGGTGAATTAATTGATGCAAAAAATTCATATATAAAAGTTAGCAGTAGCTTGCCAAACTCAAATAATGAAAACTTTGCTTTTGGAAAGGACTTTTTTACTACAACAGTGACCAATCTTTCAGTTGAAGCACCTGTGGTGTTTGTTGGCTATGGGGTTTCTTTACCAGGGGTTCAGGATGATTATCAAAATATTGATGTTAAAGACAAAATTGTTCTCTTAAGTGCTAATTTACCCAAATCACTATCTAGACAAGCTAGTTATAGCCAATATGGAGCTAGAGCCGCTTATGAACGTGGAGCTAAAGTTGTTTTAGTATTACCAGAAGAAGAAACAACTCCAAATTGGTCTAAATACCGTGTTGAAGATGAAGATTTATTTCAAATGGTAAAAGCAAATGAAAGCAAATTACCTATTATTAAAAAATTACCAGAAATAAATATTAGTGTTAATTTAGCAAAAATTTTATTAAATTCAATAAATTTGTCTTTGACAGATTACTTTGAGGCAGATCAAGTTAGTAAAAAACACTCCACAAAAGACTTAGCAGTTTCTTTAAGCTTAAATTTATCTGTAGAAACACTTTATAAACAAACTCAAAATGTTGTTGCTGTTTATGAAGGTAATGACCCAAAACTCAAAAATGAATATGTTTTACTTAGTGCGCATTATGATCACTTAAAATCTGATAGCAAAAATATTTATTGTGGCGCAGATGATGATGCTTCTGGCACTTCTGCAATTTTAACTATTGCACATGTTTTAGCTGAAGGTGTATTACCTAAGCGATCTATCTTAGTTGTGTTTCATACAGGTGAAGAAATGGGGCTTCAAGGTTCTAGTTATTTTGTAGATGTTGAACCTTTAATTCCGTTAAATAATATTATTGTAAACTTAAATGCAGATATGATTGGTCGTAGTCGGACAGGCGAAAAGATTTCTTTTCTTGATAGAGAATTAACGGATAAAGATAGTATTTATCTGATTGGGTCGGATAAACATAGTAGTGAATTACATAAACTTAGTGAGCAGACTAACACAGAAATTAGTAAGATGAAGATTGACTACACTTATAACCAGGAAAGTCATCCTAGTCGGCTATTTTACCGAAGTGATCATTACAATTATGCTAGACATGGCATACCAATTATTTTTTACTTTACAGGCTTACACGCAGATTATCATAAGTCTACAGATACAATAGAAAAGATAGATTTTGACAAATTAACCAGAATTTCACGTTTAATTTATGCTACAGCTTGGCGAGTAGCAAATTTGGAAAATCGCCTAGTTGTAGATCGCTGGAAAAAATAA
- a CDS encoding DnaJ domain-containing protein, which translates to MRQISLMKGQLSQCSFSEVLHELYNSRANGILTVTYNKQTKAIFIEDGSPVFALSNSSEDQLNNYLVSTGRINAEKMASFGANTNVQQLAQKLAESGLIAVNELDTALQELNTNAILSVFSWEDGTFSFEKKERARIAMSGKIAKPAPHLILAGARTIKDLKLLKVPFPDTNVVVKLATNTQEVLAGAELSAEETQILFSLNEPTAVQQIINICGLPELEAFQAMHGLYTVGLLQPAGEVPKKTLAPPPPVNDFTPAAREKRPSNQEDTPRAYDIVPKAVKPATSTTTSSPDEEEAKFQKEVTRMLAFFASADLYEVLGVTRKATESEIKKAYYQLAKKYHPDRVHKTSSTDLKNTVEKVFAKITEAYDKLKDENTRKRYDEQIRGKASSGGNPPLNKVPTQTPPKPPVTSQPTPSPSRVNTPPNPMPQVSQTPPQPPRTSQPSPTPSNTAPSGPATRPNPVPPSPTPPVAQSPISRPTAPRPAPAVAPARPMAASPSPVVASAQPAMAAATAAAKPPEGVAPVTPNKDVKSPGMAEQAFNQGCRAFNNQDLARAAYLFREAVNLSPDNKDYRVQLVEVLMKNPKWFKDAEEHLAVLIQKEKNNANYHTLLGIIYKASEKYPQAKAKFEEALTYDPSYKPARKEMAELKAQGLDTPKVEPPSGLAGQWAALPRNTQLGIMGGAILLLVVFVYYFFLASPAPTPKPSPTPSASASPAP; encoded by the coding sequence TTGCGCCAAATAAGCTTGATGAAAGGCCAACTCTCACAATGCTCTTTTAGTGAAGTTTTACACGAACTTTATAACAGCCGTGCCAATGGTATATTGACAGTTACTTATAATAAACAAACTAAAGCAATATTTATTGAAGATGGTAGCCCTGTATTTGCATTAAGTAATTCATCAGAAGATCAATTAAATAATTATTTAGTTTCTACTGGCAGAATTAATGCAGAAAAAATGGCTAGTTTTGGGGCTAACACTAATGTACAACAACTAGCACAAAAATTAGCTGAGAGTGGTTTAATTGCTGTCAATGAGTTAGATACAGCCTTACAAGAACTTAATACTAATGCTATATTATCTGTTTTTAGCTGGGAAGATGGAACATTTTCTTTTGAGAAAAAAGAACGCGCACGAATAGCAATGAGCGGGAAAATAGCTAAACCTGCTCCACATTTGATTTTAGCTGGCGCACGAACTATTAAAGATCTTAAACTCTTAAAAGTCCCTTTTCCAGATACAAATGTAGTAGTAAAACTAGCTACTAACACTCAAGAAGTACTAGCAGGTGCAGAATTATCTGCTGAAGAAACACAAATATTATTCTCCTTAAATGAACCTACTGCCGTACAACAAATTATTAATATCTGTGGTTTGCCAGAACTAGAAGCATTTCAAGCTATGCATGGTCTTTATACTGTTGGGTTGTTACAACCTGCTGGGGAAGTGCCTAAAAAAACTCTTGCTCCACCTCCTCCAGTAAATGACTTTACACCAGCAGCTAGAGAGAAACGCCCATCAAATCAAGAAGATACCCCTCGTGCATATGATATTGTTCCTAAAGCTGTAAAACCTGCTACTAGTACAACTACTAGTTCCCCTGATGAAGAAGAAGCCAAATTTCAAAAAGAAGTCACCAGAATGCTAGCTTTTTTTGCTTCCGCTGATCTTTATGAAGTTTTAGGAGTTACTCGAAAAGCAACAGAAAGTGAAATTAAAAAAGCTTACTACCAGTTAGCTAAAAAATATCATCCTGACCGAGTACATAAAACTAGCTCTACAGATCTTAAAAATACTGTAGAAAAAGTGTTTGCTAAAATTACGGAAGCTTATGACAAATTAAAGGATGAAAATACTCGTAAGCGTTATGATGAACAGATAAGAGGAAAGGCATCTAGCGGGGGCAATCCGCCATTAAATAAAGTACCTACTCAAACACCTCCTAAACCTCCTGTAACCAGTCAGCCAACACCAAGCCCTAGCCGTGTTAACACACCACCTAACCCAATGCCACAAGTTAGCCAAACACCTCCACAACCTCCAAGAACGAGTCAGCCTAGTCCAACACCTTCTAACACTGCTCCAAGTGGCCCGGCAACACGTCCTAATCCAGTTCCACCAAGTCCAACTCCACCTGTTGCCCAAAGCCCTATTTCTAGACCAACTGCACCAAGACCAGCACCCGCAGTAGCACCAGCTAGACCAATGGCAGCTAGTCCATCTCCTGTTGTAGCTAGTGCGCAACCTGCTATGGCAGCAGCCACAGCAGCAGCTAAACCACCAGAAGGGGTTGCACCTGTTACACCTAACAAAGATGTTAAATCTCCTGGTATGGCAGAACAAGCATTTAACCAAGGCTGTCGTGCTTTTAATAACCAAGATCTAGCCCGCGCAGCTTATCTATTTCGTGAAGCTGTTAATCTTAGTCCAGATAATAAAGATTATCGTGTACAGCTAGTAGAAGTGCTAATGAAAAACCCTAAGTGGTTTAAAGATGCAGAAGAACACTTAGCAGTATTGATACAAAAAGAAAAAAATAATGCCAATTATCATACATTGTTGGGGATAATTTACAAAGCTTCTGAAAAGTACCCACAAGCTAAAGCTAAGTTTGAAGAAGCCTTAACTTATGACCCTAGCTATAAACCTGCCCGCAAAGAAATGGCAGAATTAAAAGCTCAAGGATTAGATACACCAAAAGTTGAGCCTCCTAGCGGTTTAGCAGGACAATGGGCAGCTTTACCAAGAAATACTCAACTAGGCATAATGGGCGGAGCTATTTTACTATTAGTAGTTTTTGTCTATTACTTTTTCCTTGCTAGTCCAGCACCAACACCTAAGCCAAGTCCAACACCTAGCGCAAGTGCTAGCCCAGCACCATAA
- a CDS encoding acyl-CoA dehydrogenase family protein: MDNQFFFAEHHEKLQERLTNFINQHRASLDLEREDEDQHAKEIICQLADAGLLKLVVPASFGGEFEPPDVRSICLARERLCYISGLADLMFAMQGLGSYAITLAGSEQQKQEYLPKVASGEYIAAFAITEPNAGSDTGSMQTTAIKDGDDYILNGTKRFISNAGIASFYTLFAKTDPTLGNKGVSAFVVNADTPGITIKKLKLISPHPIGELTFNDCRISSSQLLGEPGQGFKLAMRVLDTFRASVGAMALGMGTRALDEAISYAKNRIQFNRPLSELQATQFKLAEIATELDAARLLVYRAAWLKDQGGKITREAAMAKLFATESAQRAVDQAVQIHGGSGLVHGVITERLYRDIRSTRIYEGTSEIQKIVIASQILK; the protein is encoded by the coding sequence ATGGATAATCAATTTTTTTTTGCTGAACACCACGAAAAACTTCAAGAAAGACTTACTAATTTTATTAATCAACATCGTGCAAGCTTAGACCTTGAACGTGAGGACGAAGACCAACACGCTAAAGAAATAATCTGCCAGCTAGCTGACGCAGGATTACTTAAGCTAGTTGTTCCAGCTAGCTTTGGAGGCGAGTTTGAGCCGCCTGATGTTCGTTCAATTTGTTTAGCACGTGAGAGGCTTTGCTATATATCAGGGCTAGCAGATTTAATGTTTGCTATGCAAGGCTTAGGTAGTTATGCTATTACTTTAGCTGGTAGTGAGCAGCAAAAACAAGAATACTTACCTAAAGTAGCTAGCGGTGAATATATTGCAGCATTTGCCATCACCGAGCCTAATGCAGGCTCTGACACGGGTTCAATGCAGACGACTGCAATCAAAGATGGGGACGATTATATTCTTAATGGGACTAAACGCTTTATTTCTAATGCTGGAATAGCAAGTTTTTATACATTATTTGCTAAAACTGACCCAACGCTTGGAAACAAGGGAGTTTCGGCTTTTGTAGTAAATGCTGACACGCCAGGAATAACCATAAAAAAACTTAAGTTAATATCTCCTCATCCAATTGGGGAATTAACATTTAATGATTGTAGAATTTCTAGCAGTCAACTCTTAGGCGAGCCTGGGCAAGGTTTTAAGCTAGCAATGCGTGTTTTAGATACATTTCGCGCTAGTGTTGGAGCAATGGCATTAGGTATGGGGACACGTGCTTTAGATGAAGCAATTAGTTATGCAAAAAATCGAATACAATTTAACCGTCCATTAAGTGAACTTCAAGCAACACAATTTAAGTTAGCTGAAATTGCTACAGAGCTAGACGCAGCTAGATTGCTGGTTTATCGTGCTGCTTGGTTAAAAGATCAAGGGGGAAAAATTACACGTGAAGCAGCAATGGCAAAGCTTTTTGCTACAGAATCGGCTCAACGTGCTGTAGATCAAGCAGTTCAAATTCATGGCGGTAGCGGATTAGTGCATGGAGTGATTACAGAGCGTCTTTATAGGGATATTCGTTCAACTCGTATTTATGAAGGCACTTCGGAAATACAAAAAATAGTTATAGCTAGCCAAATCTTAAAATAA
- a CDS encoding enoyl-CoA hydratase family protein, whose translation MIETKSFRYEEKERVATITLDRPDRLNALTFEVYRELTDLFRTLQNRREVGSVIVTGEGRGFCSGGDVKDIIGQLMGRDMAGLLEFTRMTCELVGNIRALRKPVITALNGVVAGAGAMIALASDIRIACPAARIAFLFVKVGLSGADMGAAFLLPRVVGLSKATEMLFTGDFVSAEDAEKIGLYNKLVSSEELMNEAWQWAKKLAEGPGFGLAITKEMLNQEFNMSFTAALEAEAQAQAICMQHPDYNEAYQAFVEKRKANFQK comes from the coding sequence ATGATAGAAACAAAGTCTTTTCGTTATGAGGAAAAAGAACGAGTTGCAACAATTACCTTAGATCGTCCTGATAGACTTAATGCTTTAACATTTGAAGTTTACAGGGAACTAACAGACCTTTTCCGCACTCTACAAAACCGCAGGGAAGTTGGAAGTGTGATTGTAACAGGAGAGGGACGCGGATTTTGTTCTGGTGGAGATGTTAAAGATATTATTGGTCAATTGATGGGGCGAGACATGGCAGGGCTGCTGGAATTTACCAGAATGACTTGTGAACTAGTTGGAAATATTCGCGCACTGCGTAAACCTGTAATTACTGCACTTAATGGGGTTGTAGCGGGTGCAGGTGCTATGATTGCTCTTGCTTCTGATATACGCATTGCTTGCCCAGCGGCTCGGATCGCTTTTTTGTTTGTTAAAGTCGGGTTGTCTGGAGCCGACATGGGAGCAGCTTTTTTACTTCCTAGAGTTGTAGGACTTAGTAAAGCAACAGAAATGCTTTTTACAGGTGATTTTGTTTCTGCTGAAGATGCTGAAAAAATAGGGCTTTATAATAAATTAGTTTCTAGCGAAGAGTTGATGAATGAAGCCTGGCAATGGGCTAAAAAATTAGCTGAAGGCCCTGGATTTGGGTTGGCTATTACCAAAGAAATGCTTAATCAAGAATTTAATATGAGCTTTACCGCAGCATTAGAAGCCGAAGCCCAAGCACAGGCTATTTGTATGCAGCACCCTGATTACAACGAAGCTTATCAAGCTTTTGTAGAAAAACGAAAAGCTAATTTTCAAAAATAA
- a CDS encoding RidA family protein, translated as MSEEKFEKINPDGWAKPLGYNNGMLAKKAGQVLFIAGQIAWDKDQKLVSQDFVAQFEQALSNVVAITKAAGGEATDIGKLTIYVTDKQEYINQIKSVGAAYRKEIGKHFPAMALVEVKSLLEPEAKVEIEAMAII; from the coding sequence ATGTCTGAAGAAAAATTTGAAAAAATAAATCCAGATGGTTGGGCAAAACCACTTGGCTATAACAATGGAATGTTGGCAAAAAAAGCTGGTCAAGTGCTTTTTATTGCTGGTCAAATTGCTTGGGATAAGGATCAAAAGCTAGTTAGCCAAGATTTTGTGGCTCAATTTGAGCAAGCTTTAAGCAATGTGGTTGCTATAACAAAAGCTGCTGGAGGTGAGGCTACAGATATTGGTAAATTAACTATCTATGTTACTGATAAACAAGAATATATAAACCAAATCAAATCCGTTGGTGCTGCATATCGTAAGGAAATTGGGAAGCATTTTCCTGCTATGGCACTTGTTGAAGTTAAGTCATTGCTTGAGCCAGAGGCTAAGGTTGAAATAGAAGCTATGGCTATAATTTAA
- a CDS encoding 3-oxoacyl-ACP reductase FabG — protein sequence MELFGKIALVTGGGRGIGRACAIALAQAGAHVIVAARSSEEIGKVAQEIDALGRPSLAVLLDVSKIESVEKAFREIEEKWGGCDILVNNAGIAASAPIVKCTEELWSQIMEVNLNGTFRCMKAALPKMLERGWGRIINIASIAGKAGAPYISAYAASKHGVLGLTKAAAQDVATKNITINAICPGYVETDMGENAINIIMSKTGASKEQARTALEQMTPQRRLFKPEEVAFLTVALASPSAAGINGQAINICGGAIPY from the coding sequence ATGGAATTATTTGGAAAAATAGCCTTAGTAACAGGTGGCGGGCGTGGAATTGGTCGCGCTTGTGCCATAGCCTTAGCCCAAGCTGGAGCGCACGTTATTGTTGCCGCTCGAAGCAGTGAAGAAATTGGAAAAGTAGCCCAAGAAATAGATGCCCTGGGTCGTCCATCTCTAGCTGTTTTGCTAGACGTTTCCAAAATTGAAAGTGTTGAAAAAGCTTTTCGGGAAATAGAAGAAAAATGGGGCGGTTGTGACATTTTGGTTAACAATGCTGGAATTGCTGCAAGCGCACCTATTGTAAAATGCACTGAAGAACTTTGGTCGCAAATAATGGAAGTTAACCTTAATGGCACTTTTCGATGTATGAAAGCGGCACTTCCAAAAATGTTAGAACGAGGTTGGGGACGAATTATTAATATTGCTTCAATTGCTGGTAAAGCTGGCGCACCTTATATAAGTGCTTATGCTGCTTCTAAACACGGGGTTTTAGGCTTAACAAAAGCTGCTGCTCAAGATGTTGCAACAAAAAATATTACAATTAATGCTATTTGTCCCGGTTATGTTGAAACTGATATGGGCGAAAATGCAATAAATATAATTATGAGTAAAACCGGAGCAAGCAAAGAGCAGGCCCGAACAGCTTTAGAGCAAATGACCCCGCAACGCCGACTTTTTAAGCCAGAAGAAGTTGCTTTTTTAACTGTAGCTCTTGCGTCACCTTCTGCCGCAGGCATCAACGGCCAAGCCATTAATATTTGTGGTGGAGCAATTCCTTATTAA
- a CDS encoding peroxiredoxin: MSQAKVGHAAPSFDMPSTKNIEQLNENTKSCDYKGRWLVLLFYPLDFTFVCPTELTAFSDVYDDFQGIGADIVGVSTDSVYSHRAWLRTPRSQGGVEGLKYPLAADLTKEVSRQYGVLIEDKGIALRCLFIIDPEGVLRYAVVHDLNIGRSADETLRVIQALQTGGLCQANWRPGQETLKVG; this comes from the coding sequence ATGTCTCAAGCTAAAGTTGGTCATGCAGCACCAAGTTTTGATATGCCATCTACAAAAAACATTGAGCAACTCAATGAAAATACAAAATCCTGTGATTACAAAGGCCGATGGCTAGTTTTACTTTTCTATCCTTTAGATTTTACTTTTGTTTGTCCAACAGAATTAACTGCTTTTAGTGATGTTTATGATGATTTCCAAGGTATTGGAGCAGATATTGTTGGTGTTTCTACAGACTCAGTTTATTCCCATCGTGCTTGGTTAAGAACCCCACGCAGTCAAGGTGGAGTTGAAGGTCTAAAATATCCTTTAGCAGCAGATTTAACTAAAGAAGTATCCCGCCAATATGGTGTTTTAATTGAAGATAAAGGTATTGCATTACGTTGCCTTTTCATCATCGATCCAGAAGGTGTATTACGTTATGCAGTAGTTCATGATTTAAACATTGGCCGTTCTGCTGATGAAACTTTGCGCGTAATCCAAGCTTTACAAACTGGTGGTCTCTGCCAAGCTAACTGGAGACCAGGTCAAGAAACATTAAAAGTTGGTTAA
- a CDS encoding redoxin domain-containing protein, producing the protein MPMRIGTQLPSLEGATEWTNSNLEEVNSFIQGKPALIHFWAVSCGICKTNLPRIAEWRDKYKEDGLRIVAVHMPRYPEDQDLVAVREAIEKFGIVEPCAIDNLHKMRDAFQNDQGFVPAYYLFDQEGKLKSFAAGERGLDMLSSALNRVMTALKPAT; encoded by the coding sequence ATGCCAATGAGAATCGGGACACAACTGCCTTCTTTAGAAGGTGCAACAGAATGGACTAATAGCAACCTTGAAGAAGTAAATTCATTTATTCAAGGTAAGCCAGCTTTAATCCATTTTTGGGCGGTAAGTTGCGGTATTTGCAAGACTAATTTACCAAGAATTGCTGAATGGCGCGACAAATACAAAGAAGATGGCTTAAGAATAGTTGCTGTTCACATGCCACGCTATCCCGAAGACCAAGACCTTGTGGCAGTACGAGAGGCAATAGAAAAATTTGGTATCGTTGAGCCTTGTGCAATAGATAATCTGCACAAAATGCGAGACGCTTTCCAAAATGATCAAGGGTTTGTTCCTGCTTACTACCTTTTTGACCAAGAAGGTAAACTAAAAAGTTTTGCTGCCGGTGAACGAGGTTTAGATATGTTGTCTTCGGCTCTTAACCGTGTGATGACAGCCTTAAAGCCTGCTACTTAA
- a CDS encoding pyridoxamine 5'-phosphate oxidase family protein yields the protein MTEFTPTDRTTLKRLPKRGDYKKDVVYKILDEGFVCHIGFIADGNPYVIPTGYARQGDRLIFHGSTASRMMRSLSEGIDVCVTITLIDGIVLARSAFHHSFNYRSVVMFGCATLITDREEKMSALEAFTEHIMPGRWSEARIPNEQELKATSVLALPLTEVSAKVRTGQPIDDEEDYNLPVWAGVLPLQLATKELIADERNIGDVPDYLYKYMDRNKIK from the coding sequence ATGACAGAATTTACTCCAACAGACCGAACCACATTAAAACGCTTACCAAAACGAGGTGATTATAAAAAAGATGTTGTTTATAAAATTCTTGATGAAGGATTTGTTTGTCATATAGGCTTTATTGCTGATGGTAATCCCTATGTAATTCCTACGGGTTATGCTCGCCAGGGTGATAGATTGATATTTCATGGCTCAACAGCTAGCAGGATGATGCGCTCGCTATCAGAAGGCATAGATGTTTGTGTTACAATAACTTTAATTGATGGAATTGTGCTGGCAAGGTCGGCTTTTCATCATTCTTTTAACTATCGATCAGTAGTGATGTTTGGCTGTGCAACGCTAATAACAGACAGAGAAGAAAAAATGTCAGCTTTAGAAGCTTTTACTGAACATATAATGCCGGGCCGCTGGTCAGAAGCTCGTATTCCCAATGAACAAGAGCTTAAAGCTACTTCGGTTTTGGCACTTCCCTTAACAGAAGTTTCTGCAAAAGTGCGAACAGGTCAGCCAATTGATGATGAGGAAGATTATAACTTGCCAGTTTGGGCTGGGGTTTTGCCATTGCAGCTAGCTACTAAGGAATTAATTGCAGATGAAAGAAATATTGGAGATGTGCCAGATTATCTTTATAAATATATGGATAGAAATAAGATAAAATAA